The following nucleotide sequence is from Oligoflexus sp..
CGTAATTCCAAAGATATGCAGTAATCCCTTTCACTGCCATGATTCTAAACACTTGCAGATGGCGACGTTCGTCCCAGGGCCTGAGCCTAAATTTTTAAGTATCCATATTTATTGTATAATTCCCGGAATTCCGTATCCCCACTCGTCCTGGAACCTTGGTCTTTTTTTTGCTTTCAACATGACACCTGATTTTTGGAGGATCGGATCCGTGGCACAGCTTGGCCTTTTGTTATCTTTACTCTTTTTGCTGGGGGCATGCGCCGATGAAAAACCTGATGCGAGCAAAGCCCTGCAGAATATGGCGAATGCTCAGAAGGCTGTGACAGGGCAGGCTAAACTTGGATTCAACGAGCCTATTGACTCCAAAAAATTTGGGCTCGCTCCCAATAGGAACGTCGACGGCAAAACACTCGCCCAGATCATAACGAGTCAAACACCAGGACGCGATGATGCGATGCTCTGCAGCGCGTGCCATCACAGCAGCGATGCCCAGGGTGGTTATGGCGTTCCGTCCGCAAAGAACGCTGCGAATCTGAATCTGAAACCCACCGATGTCCTCACGGGCCGCACATGGGTCGGGACAGGCGGTTGGGCCGAGCGTTTTGTGAAGAACAGCACCAAGCCTGACAACCTGAAGATCCTGATTCAGGCCTGGATTGATAACGACTACAGGTGAATGTCCCGACAGAGTGCCTTCACGCGCATGCATGCAAATGCTGATATTATCCCCTGGGAACCTTATGCGCCAGCTTCAGGCGCACTCCTTTTTTCCCAAGGCCCTACAGAAGAAATTTGCGAGACAAGCGGTATAAAAATTGCAAAATTTATACCGCATCACCTTATCGTTGAGGAGATAGAGAAACCACAAAAACCTAGGAGTTATAATCATGGCTGGGAAAAATGAGCGCGGTTTTGCCGCCATGGATCCAGAGCAGCAGCGGGAAATTGCAAGACGCGGTGGACGTGCTGCCCATGAATCTGGCAACGCTCATGAGTTCACCTCAGAAGAAGCCGCTGAGGCGGGTCGCAAAGGTGGCGAAGCCGTCAGTAGAAACCGTGAACATATGGCTGAAATCGGACGCAAGGGCGGACTGGCTGCTCATCATCGCAATGCCGCTTTCCACCATGAATCCGCTGCCAAGCATCATCGCAAGGCTGCAGAGCATCATGACGCCGGTGACCTTGAAGAGGGTGATCGTCAAGGCGAAGAAGCCCACAACCACAGCGAAACAGCCCACGGGCATAGTCAAAAATCGCGGCGCAGCACGGCCCCATCCAAGCCTGATGCGCAGCGTGAAAGTTCACGCAAACAGCGCGAGGCTTCCGGAGAGAAAGCCGGCGCGACAGGGTCCAAGCAAGAGGCTGGTCAGGACCATGGACTCGAATCGGATCTGAGCGCCAGTGATGTGGAGCAGCAGCAGAGTCTGAGTCGTGGTGACAGCGATGAAGTGCGCACCACAGGTGAAGAAGCGGAGAACGATGACGTGGAAACAGCAAGCGGGAGAAGCAATCGTCAGAGCGGCCGGGATGATCTGCACGCATGATCTGAAAGGTGAGGATCTCATGAACTCATGCGCTTTCCGAAGAATCTTCTTCGTAAAATTTGGCATGAAGTAAAAAGTTGTTGCGGAAAGACTTCACCTTGAACTCGTTTCGATACGCTGAGGACGCGCTGGCCCCCCTTTTTTTCACGAAAAATCTTTCACATTCTTGGTATGGAACGTGAAAGGCTGAGGAAGGATCACTCGTATCTGATTTGAGGCTGGACAGCATAACTTTAACGCAAATTGAAGGATGTTTCTTATGCCGAGCAATCAAAAAGATCAAAAAAAAGGGCAACAAGGTTCGAGCCAGAGAGGCTTCGCAGGCATGAATGAAGAGCAACAGCGTGAAATCTCCGCCAAAGGCGGCCGGGCAGCTCATCAAAGCGGAAACGCTCATGAGTTTGATTCGGAAGAAGCACGCGAAGCAGGTCGTAAAGGAGGCCAGGCTTCCCATGCATCCTCGCGCGCTGGGCAGCAGAACAAAGCGAACACCGCAAATCGCAGTGAAGAGGAAGAAGACGAAGATGAAGGTTCGTCTTCGCCACGCGGGGGACGTAATCGCTGAATCCCCACATCCTCATATTGAAAAGGCTCAAGGAACCGCGGTCATCCGCGGTTCTCTTGTTTCGGCGCGACGTGAAACATGCACGGCATGAATGCAAGGAAACGTGCCATGACAGAATCCAGGTCCTCCGCATCAGGACGCCAAACAAGTATGGCTCTCATGAATGCCCGGGAGGAAATTGAAAAGAAGTGGGCCGCCGCCGTGAAACAGCAGATCAGTTCTGCGACCCGCCTTGACGACCCCATACTCTTCAACTACTTTCCCCGCCTCCTGGAACGGATCGCCGAAACTCTGGATCCGGATTCCCAACGCGAGGATCCTCTGAAAGGCAACACGGCAGCCCAGGAGCACGGCGGAGAACGGGCGCGACTGACCAATTTCAATATTTCCCAGATCGCCACGGAATTCTATCTGCTGAAAGAGACCATTCATTCCGTTTTGGAATCCAAAGTCTCTGTGACGCAAAAGGAATGGCTCATCGTAGATCGCTCGATTGATCTGTCGCTGCGGGAATCCATCACCTCATTTGCATTGGCCGAGACTTATATTCGTGAGCAGTTCATCGCCATGCTGGCTCATGATATTCGTGGACCTGTGGCCTTTATCCGAATGGCGACGAGTCTTCTGATGGAAGGGGTCGAGCCGAACGTGGCGAGCGACCTTTATCAAAGGATGGCCGATGCCGCGGAGAATGCTGCGACCCTGATCGACAATATACTGGATGCCAGCGTAATCAAGGCCTCGCGTCGCATCAAGCTCGGCATTCAGCACTGCCGCATTCACGAGATCATTCATAAGACGATCCGCAACTATCAGCAGGACATCAGGCTGGAAGGCCCCGATCTCGAAGGCTATTGGTGTCCGCATGGACTGAAGCGGATCCTTCATAACCTTCTTGATAATGCGATCAAGTATGGCGACAGCACCCAGCCCATTCTGATTAAGACCGAGCAAGAACATGGAGCCCTGGCCCTTTCCATTCATAATAGAGGTCAGCCCATTCCCATTGAAGAGCAGGAAAACATTTTTCAGCCCTTTCATCGGTCGCAGCAAGCCGAGGAGCAGAACGTCAAAGGCTGGGGCTTCGGTTTGCCGATTGTCCGTGGGATAGTCGAAGCTCATGGTGGCACGATCGAGGTGGACAGCACCGAAGCGTTGGGGACGACGATATCTTTTACCTTGCCTTTGGATGCCCGGCCCTTTCAAAATGCCCTGACCCTGGAATGAAGGGGCCTTTTCTCAAATCCTGAAGGAGGAAGATGATGAAGATCAACCCGGAACTCGACCTCGTGCTGGAGCGTTTCACCGATGTGAAGCCTGAAATCGTCTGGAAAGCCTGGACCCGTCCGGAGCATCTGAAGCGCTGGTTTGTACCGGCACCGTGGTCCATTGCCGAGGTTGAAGTCGACCTGCGTCCCGGGGGAATTTTTCGGACGGTCATGCAATCACCGGATGGTCAGCAGTTTCCGAATCTCGGTTGCTTCCTGGAAATCGTGGAAAACAAGAAGCTGGTCTGGACGGATCTCCTCTTGCCTGGCTTTCGCCCGGCTCAGGCCGTTCAGTCAGGAGCAGACCTGCCGTTCACGGCCATAGTTCTGCTCGAACCGCACGGCAAGGGCACACGCTACCAGGCCATCTGCATGCATCAGGATGCGGCTGGCCGCAAGCGTCATGAGGAAATGGGCTTTCATGAAGGCTGGGGCAAATGCTTCGATCAGCTGGTGGCGCTCGCACCGGAGATCGGATAAACCATGCGGGATCACATTTCGCTTCAATGCCGCTGCGGAACTGTTCAGGGAAAATTGAGCGGCCTTTCCCAGGCCAAAGGCCGACGGATCGTTTGCCTTTGCGTTGATTGCCAGGCTTTTGCGCATTATCTTGGACGCGCGGACGATGTTCTGACGCCGGATGGTGGGACTGATATCTATCCCGCCTATCCCACGCAGATCAGCTTCCTCCGGGGTACTGAGCACCTAAAATGCCTGCGCCTTTCGCCCAAGGGACTTTATCGCTGGTATGCCGACTGCTGCAAGACGCCTGTCGCGAATTGCCCGAGAAGCTCCAAGGTGCCTTATGTCGGCGTCATTCACAGTATTATCCATCCTGCAGCGGAAGGCGCGACTCTGGATGCCGCACTTGGTCCCCCGCAGGCGCGTATCATGGGAAAATACGGCATTCGTCCGCTTCAGCCGGGCACCTATAATACGGCATATCCTGGCGTCATCGTCATGGCCTTGCGTCTGATGGCATTAGGGTGGATCAAGAGACAGCAGCATCCTTCGCCTTTTTATGATTCCACGGGTAACTCACGGGTGACTCCCTATATTCTGGCGCTTGATGAACGGAACGAATTGCGAAAGGTCTGTGGTCCTCGTTAACAGAGAGCCCCTTGCTGCAAGTAGGCTTAATTTTTGCATAGTTCATGGAAAGAGTCTGGTGAAACGCCAGCATGAGATAAAGCCAAAATAGCCTATGGTGAGGGGGCCCTGTGAGTACGACGACATTCGGCAAAGTCATAGAAGCAAGCCAGGCGTTTTATTTGAACCGACTGCTGCTGGAACTTTTTCCAGTCGATCCCGAGGTGCAACGCCCTGGCAAAGTCATCTGGCTTTCATCTGTGAAGCTGTTTCGCAACCGACGCTACCGGCATGCATGAAGGGATCAGGGATCATGCCCCCGGCATGCGCGATCACATCAGGGATCCATACCGAAGACTTTCTTGTACGTCCCATCCTGTTTCAACTCTCTCAATGCGGCAGCAATCCCGGGGGCGAGATCCGCATTCTTTTTAGCCAGAAAAAGATACGCTGGCTCCATATACCAGGCCTTTTCGCCAACCCGAAAGAGACTCGGATTCCCTGCCAGACGCATGTGTTCGACCAGCTGAAATTGGGTGGTCATCACCGCGCCCACACGCTTGAGCCTCAGCATATCCATCGTACTGGATCCCGGCCCAACAAATTCGCAGTCCAGCTGCAGCTCCTTGCAGGCGCGTCGATGAAAAAAACTTTCCCGCGCGGCCAGGGTTTTGAACCGGCGAATCGCGGAAAGATCGGTCATGACCCGATCCTTGTGAAAGATAAAGAAGAGCCGCAGCGTGGAAGCCACCTCATCAACTCGCACGACCCCTGCGTTGCCCTCATAAACTTCCTGAAGACGCCCCACGTCACCATCCATCTCCCCCTTGCTGACCTGCTCCTGAATAC
It contains:
- a CDS encoding sensor histidine kinase, whose protein sequence is MALMNAREEIEKKWAAAVKQQISSATRLDDPILFNYFPRLLERIAETLDPDSQREDPLKGNTAAQEHGGERARLTNFNISQIATEFYLLKETIHSVLESKVSVTQKEWLIVDRSIDLSLRESITSFALAETYIREQFIAMLAHDIRGPVAFIRMATSLLMEGVEPNVASDLYQRMADAAENAATLIDNILDASVIKASRRIKLGIQHCRIHEIIHKTIRNYQQDIRLEGPDLEGYWCPHGLKRILHNLLDNAIKYGDSTQPILIKTEQEHGALALSIHNRGQPIPIEEQENIFQPFHRSQQAEEQNVKGWGFGLPIVRGIVEAHGGTIEVDSTEALGTTISFTLPLDARPFQNALTLE
- a CDS encoding SRPBCC family protein, coding for MKINPELDLVLERFTDVKPEIVWKAWTRPEHLKRWFVPAPWSIAEVEVDLRPGGIFRTVMQSPDGQQFPNLGCFLEIVENKKLVWTDLLLPGFRPAQAVQSGADLPFTAIVLLEPHGKGTRYQAICMHQDAAGRKRHEEMGFHEGWGKCFDQLVALAPEIG
- a CDS encoding DUF6151 family protein, translated to MRDHISLQCRCGTVQGKLSGLSQAKGRRIVCLCVDCQAFAHYLGRADDVLTPDGGTDIYPAYPTQISFLRGTEHLKCLRLSPKGLYRWYADCCKTPVANCPRSSKVPYVGVIHSIIHPAAEGATLDAALGPPQARIMGKYGIRPLQPGTYNTAYPGVIVMALRLMALGWIKRQQHPSPFYDSTGNSRVTPYILALDERNELRKVCGPR